CATAGTGAGAACTCAAGACGAACTTAACGTCTTCAATCGAAATTTTCCGATTAGCATGACAAATAAAAGGTAAATCTTGGGCCATCGGATCTTGTTCAACTGCTGGCGTGAAGTATTTTTGACCGAACCAAGCACGCGGATTATTGTAAACGGTATCTTTGATTGTTGCGCTACCAAAGATGTGGCGTAAGTTGTAGTGATCAAAGTCTGGATTAAGATCATTATCGTTGATGAACTGTTCTAAATCAGCAGAGGCCATGGTATCTGCGGTGCTGAAATCAAAGGAATCGATGTTCATCCGGTTAGGTGCGACTACGTAGGCGTCATCAGGAATTCGTTTGGCAGCCCAATGGTGCCCACCGATGGTTTCTAACCACCAAATTTCGTTGTTGTCAGAGAACGCAATCCCATTAGGTTCATAAGTCCCATAGGTTTTTAAGAGGTCGCCTAAGCGTTCGACCCCTTCCTTCGCACTATGAATGTAAGGCAAGACTAGAGTGACCAAGTCTTCTTCACCAATACCATCGGTAACGAATGGATCGAGGCCTAAAACGCGTGAATTAGTCGTAATGGTTTCAGTTGCAGACATTGCGATGTTTTCACTATTAATCCCGGCTGCAGGCCAAGTCCCATTAGTGAGAATTGAATTAGGAATTGACGTGTACCGCAACGGATTGTCTGGTAAATCCATGTGGAATTTACTTAAGACTGCTTGATAGTGGCGGGGTTGGTCAGCAGGATTAACGACTACTAATCGTTCTGGATCTAAAGCTTCGTGACCATCATCGTTACGGGAAATAATGGTTGACCCATCAATTGAGGCTTTTTTACCAACGAGAATGGTGGTACAAGAACCTTGAATACGTTTTGTCATGTGAACGACACTTCCTTTAATTTATTAAATCCATTATACGCTTCCTAAGCGGGCGAAAAAACTAGCTTGTCATCGGTTGGCCGACCATAAATTTCGTGATGACGAATTGATGGCGCTGATTATAGTGACCTGAAAAAAGGATCGAATTTTAAAATTTTAGTTTGGTTGTCAAATCTGACAAGTAGGTTTTGATTAGACATGGACTCACCTCAATAGTTATTATGCGAACAAATGTTCTCTGCTGCCAGTGAAAGAACTTTAATAATGCGTAAAAACCCAAATTTAAAGCTACAAAAATCTGGCATCTCTTGGTATGATAAAACATGGTTAATAAAAGGGGGCTTGGTGATGGCACGTGGACGGCGAGCGACATATACTGAGAGAATTGAGATTGTTCAATATACGTTAGCGCATGATAATAATTATCAGCAGGCCGCTGATAAGTTTAAAGTATCCTATTCGCAAGTGTACACTTGGGTCCGGAAATATCAGCAAGCGGGTGCCGACGGTTTGGTTGATCATCGCGGTCGGCCGAAACAGTCAAAATAACGGGATTACATAAAAAGCATTGTGTTCATTAAGGGGTCGGCAGTTGATGATTAGAATCAACTGCCGACCCCTTAATGATAGTTGAACGGCAAACCATTTTTTTGCAACTGCTCAAGTTGTAACTTGGTAAAATTCTCGGTAGAATAGAACCACTGAATTAAGACGGAGGAGCTTAGGTGATGGACTTAGCAGCGGCACAACAAGTATTAAAAACAACGTTTGGTTATGATGAATTTCGGCCGGGGCAAAAAGCGGTCATCGAGCAAGTGTTGGCGGGAGAAAACACGTTGGCAATCATGCCAACTGGGGGCGGTAAATCACTCTGTTATCAGATTCCGGCGTTACTCTTTGACGGATTAACGGTCGTTGTTTCGCCGTTGATTTCATTGATGAAAGATCAAGTTGATGCGCTCAATGATAATGGAATTGCAGCCACGTTCATCAATAGTTCGTTGGACTATCAGGCAATTAATCAGCGGTTACAAGCCCTACGAGCGGGCGATTACACCTTACTCTATATTGCACCTGAACGGTTAGATTCACCCCAGTTTATTCGTGATTTAGGCCAGTTGCCAATTAAACTATTGGCTATTGATGAGGCCCATTGTATTTCACAGTGGGGGCATGATTTTCGACCGAGTTATTTAGCATTGAGTACTGCTGTTGAGCAATTGCCGAGCCAGCCGCAAGTCTTGGCGTTGACGGCGACGGCAACGGAACAAGTTGCCAAGGATATTCGGCACTTATTAAAGATTGAACCAGATCATGAAGTGAACACGGGGTTTGCCCGTGATAATCTGGATTTGGCAGTTGTGAAAGGTCAGGATACGGATCGTTATATTTTAGACTATCTAGCTGCTAATGCCAACGAAGCTGGGATTATCTATGCTAGTACCCGGAAAGAAGTCACGCGGTTAGCGGGGCTGTTGACTAAGCATCAGATTAAGGCGACTCAATATCATGCGGGATTAGACGACCAAGTGCGGCGGCAAAATCAAGAAGATTTCTTGTATGATCGGGTGCAAGTGATGGTGGCGACGAATGCCTTTGGGATGGGGATTGATAAAAGTAACGTGCGGTTTGTCATTCATGCTCAAGTTCCCGGCACCCTAGAAGCCTATTATCAAGAAGCCGGTCGGGCTGGTCGAGATGGCTTGCCAAGTACGGCGGTCTTAATGTATCGGGCCCAAGATGCCCATATTCAACATTTCTTTATTGATGAATCCGAAATGGATACGGAACATAAGCATCGCGCTTATCAAAAACTCCAAGTCATGTCACAATATGCCAATACCCAAGGCTGTTTACAGCAGTTTATTTTGAATTACTTTGGTGAGTCTTCTGAGCCGTGTGGGCGTTGCAGTAATTGCCAGGATGAGCGGGCGGAACAAGATATTACCACGGCCACGCAAAAGGTTTTGTCTTGTGTCGTACGGTTACATGCACGGTTCGGCAAAATTGTGGTGGCACAAGTGTTAACGGGGGCTAATAATCAACGCGTTCGCGAGTCCCACTTGGATGAATTACCCACTTATGGGATTATGGCCGGTCAACGGCAAAAAAGTGTCGCTGAATTGATTGATTTTTTAACGGCCACCGGGTATTTGCAAAGTATGGGTGGTCAATATCCAACCTTGGGTGTGACTAAAACGGGGGTCGCCGTGCTTAAAGGCGAAACCAAGGTCTATCGCAAAACGGCGCAGACCGTCGAACGGTCGACGCCTGAAAATGATGCGTTATTTGAACAATTACGGACTTTACGGCGGAACTTGGCTGAAGCGCAACATGTGCCACCGTTTGTCATCTTTTCAGACAAAACATTGCATTCAATGGGTGAAATTATGCCGGAAACGGATGCGGCCTTTCTAGATGTTAAAGGGGTCGGCGCTAGCAAGCTTGAAAAGTATGGTGAGACTTTTATGGCAACCATTCGGGCTTTTGCACATCAACCAGCAACTGCTGATTAAGGCTTGGCTTTGTTCAGAAAACCATAAATATCACTCAGAACTTGACCAAAAGATGCGATGTTATTTTGGATATTCGACATTAAGACAATGTACGTCTGTCCGCCATGGCTAAAATTATTCGTGACTTGTACATGAGAAGTAGTTAAGTCTTAGTTTAATACAGAGAGGATGGCCTAAAATGCAAGTTGACTGGCGCCATACTGGCGAATCCGTTTCCATGAAACATTTTTTGATACAGCACGGGATTAGTATGCGGCTGATTAAGGCCATTAAACACGGTGAGGGTCAATTCATCGTTAATCAGCGGGTTCAAACCGGTGTGATCACGATTAAGACGGGCGAAGTTGCCGGGATCCGGATCCCGGATGAGGCCGCAGATCCAACGGTTGCAGTTAGTACAGGCCCTATAGCGGTTATTTATGCGGATGAAAATTGGTTGGTGGTCAATAAACCGGCGGGATTAACGAGTGTGCCTGGTCCTAGTAATCGAACCGATACACTGGTTAATCGAGTTAAGGGTTACCTGTTAGCGACGCATGCCGCCAATCAAAAGCCTCATTTAATTACACGCTTGGATCGCGATACTAGCGGATTAGTGTTGATTGCAAAACATCGCATCGCTCAGAGTATGTTGACGTATGCGCCCATTCAGGCGACGTTAACGAAAACCTATCTGGCTTGGGTTAGTGGGCAACTAACGCCAACGACGGGCACCATTTCGTTACCAATTGGCCGCGAAACGGCAAGTCCTAAACGAACAGTGATGACTAGTGGTCAACCAGCGGTAACCAAATATTGGGTTCTACAAACGACCGCTAAGATGACACAGGTGAAATTACAATTAGTAACGGGGCGGACGCATCAAATTCGAGTGCATCTAACGGCGCTTGGTCATCCGTTATTGGGTGATGCCTTGTATGGTGGGGACCAAACTTTAATTGAACGACAAGCGCTGCATGCGGCCACTTTAGGCTTTCAAGATCCCTTTAGTGACCAACGCTTGACGTTTACGGCGCCTTTACCACCTGATTTACAAAAGTTAAGGGTTTAAAAATGAGTTGAAATCAAATTTTAGGGATTAAAAAGGCATTTGGATAAAATCCAAATGCCTTTTTAATCCCTAATGTTGATCGGTAACGGGTCCGAAATCTGATGCCAGCGTGGTAAAGGTAGCTTGTAGTTGTGCTAATGGTTGCGCCAAAGTGAGGTAGTAAATATGTTCTACGCCATTACTGCGCATGGCGATCACGCCAGCTTCACGCATGAGGCGTAAGTGGTGAGAAACTGCTGGTCGTGAGATGTTGACTAAAGCGGTAATGTCAGTCACGTTTAAGCCGTCACCACTGTTCCCCAGAGCAATGATGATTTGGCGTCGGACTTTTTCAGCGAAAATGCCAATTAATTGGGCACTTGCCGCTAATGATGCCTCTGATTTTTGATAGTTAGCCATAACTGACCTTTTCCTTTCGATTCTATTTAATGGCCTTAAGACCAAGTCCCCATCATTACAGGCTAGTAATGAAGTGGTCGTTAAGGTAATTAAGCAGGTAACTACGCCATCCACGGCGTTCACGAACCCGGTTGCTAGTCCGTAATTTATTTTTAGTCACCAAAAAGTGACCGTCAAATCATTAAAGTCCGCAAGTTGCCGAACGGACTGTTGAATTAAAAACACGCCGAGACTTACATTTTAATTAAAACAACTCCTTAATTGATTGTCAATCGTTTTTATTGAAATGCTTTATAATTAGTGACTTTAATCGTTGAAGTTTGTTCTGTATCTATTTAATGATTAGCGCAACTGTCGACTCTAGTAAGGGTTCGGTTGTTTGTTATATTGAACCATTAAACCACCCAATCCAGTCTTAAACTGGTTCGGTCAGTTAATTATTTTAAACCGACATTCGGGCTTAATTGTGCTAAAATAAAGAGTAGGCGCCCTTAGTGTAAAGGATAGCACGCGAGATTTCGGTCCTTGCGATCCGAGTTCGATTCTCGGGGGGCGCAATTGGTAAAAGTAATAGCCGGTATTAGCAGGTCGTAAAGCCTTGCTGTACCGGCTTTTTTGTGCTTAGGCTAACGATGTTTCAGCTGGTACTTCTTGTAAGCAACATAAAATAACCAGCTAGCCAGCGCAAAACTACTGACCATAATTAATAGCCAGCCGTAACGCATGAACCAAGCGACTAGGTTGACGACAATCACAAGACCAAGTAACCACCAGAGCCATTTTGTGAAGAACTTATAAGTGGCCCAAACACCAAAAATTGTTAGTAATAATAAAAACATCATCGATACCTCGCTTTTAACCCATTAAGGTGTGTTCCTAGGACGCTAAACTTACGTTATACCAGCGGAAACTAAAAGTAAACCTGCTTGTGATGATACCCGCAATTGGCGCTAATATTGTAACGGATAACTGTTATAATTAAAATAATCTTTAAGTAGGGGTGTTTGAATGCAATTCGGGTGGCGTTATTGGCAACAAGCGAATCGTTATTTTTGGCGGCGCTGGTTAATGTATGGCGCATTAATTTTATTAGTTAATGAAACCGTTTCATCAGTGGTGATTCCAATCTATAATTGGCTAGCAGCGGAGTTATTAGTGGTCTTTGGGGTACCGTACTTAACCTACAGTAATCTCGGCGCGGTTTTACTGAAGCAACCGTGGGTGTTAATCGGCCTGGTGGTGATTGTTTTATTAATTATCGGGACCATTTATTATCAATTTTGGCTATTACTCACTGGCATCAAACGGTTACGAGAAGGGAGTCGCTTAGCAACAGGTAATTTATTGTGGCAAGCGCTCATCCAAACCGTACGCCAGGTGCCACAAGCATTTGGTTTTTTATTGTTATATTTTATTTTGATTCTGCCATTTGGCGGTATTGGATTTTCCACAAGTTTACTGGCGAAAGTTCGAATTCCCGTATTTATCATTGAATGGCTGGAAAGTGGTCATTGGGTCTTATATGCGTTATTGATGCTTGCATATGCTGGCACTTTTTACGTGGGCGTACGCCTAATTGCTGTTTTACCACTAATGATTTTAAAAAATTGGCCAATTAAGCAGGCTTTAACAGCGAGTTGGCAACGAACTAGCGGTAAAACTATCAGGATTATTTGGACGTTACTTCTAATTGGTGGTGTGACTTGGCTAGCCACTTGGGGAATTAATTTATCTGTTTATGGCATTCAATTGTTCGTTGATGATTACGTGCGTTATCGCGCTGTCATTGCCGTGATTAACCTGATCTTGGTTGAAGTCGTTCAAGTTTTATTGAGTGTGTACTTAACCGCATTATCACTAATGTTTTTTAGTGATTTAGCTGGTGTTACAATTACCCAAAGTTGGTTGAGTTGGCCGTTGGGGAAACCAGCTGCACGGCGTCCCGTATTAATTGCCATCGGTTTATCCATTGTTGGGTTAATCCTCGTGGTAGTGAATATTGCTTATTTAGGGGGCTGGGGGTTCTCACAACCCCAAACAGCGTCACATCGCGGCGTGACTAATAACAATGGGGTCCAAAATTCAATTGCCGCCTTACGTCGAACCGCTAAGCAGCATCCAGATTATATCGAAATGGATGTTTATGAAACCAAGGACCGGCAGTTT
This region of Lactobacillus sp. CBA3605 genomic DNA includes:
- the recQ gene encoding DNA helicase RecQ; translated protein: MMDLAAAQQVLKTTFGYDEFRPGQKAVIEQVLAGENTLAIMPTGGGKSLCYQIPALLFDGLTVVVSPLISLMKDQVDALNDNGIAATFINSSLDYQAINQRLQALRAGDYTLLYIAPERLDSPQFIRDLGQLPIKLLAIDEAHCISQWGHDFRPSYLALSTAVEQLPSQPQVLALTATATEQVAKDIRHLLKIEPDHEVNTGFARDNLDLAVVKGQDTDRYILDYLAANANEAGIIYASTRKEVTRLAGLLTKHQIKATQYHAGLDDQVRRQNQEDFLYDRVQVMVATNAFGMGIDKSNVRFVIHAQVPGTLEAYYQEAGRAGRDGLPSTAVLMYRAQDAHIQHFFIDESEMDTEHKHRAYQKLQVMSQYANTQGCLQQFILNYFGESSEPCGRCSNCQDERAEQDITTATQKVLSCVVRLHARFGKIVVAQVLTGANNQRVRESHLDELPTYGIMAGQRQKSVAELIDFLTATGYLQSMGGQYPTLGVTKTGVAVLKGETKVYRKTAQTVERSTPENDALFEQLRTLRRNLAEAQHVPPFVIFSDKTLHSMGEIMPETDAAFLDVKGVGASKLEKYGETFMATIRAFAHQPATAD
- a CDS encoding RluA family pseudouridine synthase is translated as MQVDWRHTGESVSMKHFLIQHGISMRLIKAIKHGEGQFIVNQRVQTGVITIKTGEVAGIRIPDEAADPTVAVSTGPIAVIYADENWLVVNKPAGLTSVPGPSNRTDTLVNRVKGYLLATHAANQKPHLITRLDRDTSGLVLIAKHRIAQSMLTYAPIQATLTKTYLAWVSGQLTPTTGTISLPIGRETASPKRTVMTSGQPAVTKYWVLQTTAKMTQVKLQLVTGRTHQIRVHLTALGHPLLGDALYGGDQTLIERQALHAATLGFQDPFSDQRLTFTAPLPPDLQKLRV
- a CDS encoding glycerophosphoryl diester phosphodiesterase membrane domain-containing protein, with product MQFGWRYWQQANRYFWRRWLMYGALILLVNETVSSVVIPIYNWLAAELLVVFGVPYLTYSNLGAVLLKQPWVLIGLVVIVLLIIGTIYYQFWLLLTGIKRLREGSRLATGNLLWQALIQTVRQVPQAFGFLLLYFILILPFGGIGFSTSLLAKVRIPVFIIEWLESGHWVLYALLMLAYAGTFYVGVRLIAVLPLMILKNWPIKQALTASWQRTSGKTIRIIWTLLLIGGVTWLATWGINLSVYGIQLFVDDYVRYRAVIAVINLILVEVVQVLLSVYLTALSLMFFSDLAGVTITQSWLSWPLGKPAARRPVLIAIGLSIVGLILVVVNIAYLGGWGFSQPQTASHRGVTNNNGVQNSIAALRRTAKQHPDYIEMDVYETKDRQFVVMHDKNLRSLTGVNRQVNQLTLAQLTKLTMRENGRQAQVVSFSHYLKVAEKLHQKLLIEIKTTSSDPATLVQDFAKQYQTTITTHHDLLQSLSYRIIEQARTQMPKVSAGYILPYNLIGVPHSQATFFTMEYSTLNSSFVRDVHAQHKQVYAWTVNQEKDMNQMMFMGVDGLITDNLTQLNQTVAANQRPATYATRLLTFMLQEQQPVFLRQASLRLN
- a CDS encoding C69 family dipeptidase; its protein translation is MTKRIQGSCTTILVGKKASIDGSTIISRNDDGHEALDPERLVVVNPADQPRHYQAVLSKFHMDLPDNPLRYTSIPNSILTNGTWPAAGINSENIAMSATETITTNSRVLGLDPFVTDGIGEEDLVTLVLPYIHSAKEGVERLGDLLKTYGTYEPNGIAFSDNNEIWWLETIGGHHWAAKRIPDDAYVVAPNRMNIDSFDFSTADTMASADLEQFINDNDLNPDFDHYNLRHIFGSATIKDTVYNNPRAWFGQKYFTPAVEQDPMAQDLPFICHANRKISIEDVKFVLSSHYENTKYDVYGSGNEADKTLFRPIGINRNHDVHILQIRNHVPAEIAGIHWLAFGANTFNTVVPFYSNVTDTPASYKDADGTFNLNNMYWLSCTTALLGDTNYDFYVDMRNSFDLNTMSAYRQIQHTTDAGLSRQTKIQTYLAAANQQLADESMRRQTKLLGDMVISGSEQMKLRYNLND
- a CDS encoding helix-turn-helix transcriptional regulator — translated: MANYQKSEASLAASAQLIGIFAEKVRRQIIIALGNSGDGLNVTDITALVNISRPAVSHHLRLMREAGVIAMRSNGVEHIYYLTLAQPLAQLQATFTTLASDFGPVTDQH
- a CDS encoding helix-turn-helix domain-containing protein, producing the protein MARGRRATYTERIEIVQYTLAHDNNYQQAADKFKVSYSQVYTWVRKYQQAGADGLVDHRGRPKQSK